From a single Rodentibacter sp. JRC1 genomic region:
- a CDS encoding YwiC-like family protein, translating to MKLLISNQHGAMVMALLPFIYGMLLAQPVWEHTFLLAAWFSLYLMTYPFLNLFKGKNGAEYRKWTMIYAAITLIFAVPALFYNWQVLYFMVAMLPFVFVTIYFTKQKDERNLLNDFAGIAIFALAGMGSYYFPDRIFDAKIWWVAIYPSLFFIGTTLYVKSVMRERKNPKYLWVSIIFHSLLVLYFVFIGQFYLALAFFVSLIRAVFLPRKKLSVKQVGLTELVITAVFFIFLLFETL from the coding sequence ATGAAATTGCTGATTTCCAATCAACATGGCGCTATGGTGATGGCATTATTGCCTTTTATTTACGGAATGTTACTTGCACAGCCTGTGTGGGAACATACTTTTTTATTGGCTGCGTGGTTTTCCCTTTATTTGATGACATATCCTTTCTTGAATTTGTTTAAAGGTAAAAATGGGGCGGAATATAGAAAATGGACGATGATTTATGCCGCTATAACTTTAATTTTTGCCGTGCCCGCTTTATTTTACAATTGGCAAGTTTTGTATTTTATGGTGGCAATGTTGCCTTTTGTTTTTGTCACTATTTATTTCACCAAGCAAAAAGATGAACGAAATTTATTAAATGATTTTGCCGGTATTGCGATTTTTGCCCTTGCCGGAATGGGATCTTATTATTTTCCCGACCGTATCTTTGATGCCAAAATTTGGTGGGTTGCGATTTATCCGAGCCTTTTCTTTATCGGTACGACACTTTATGTAAAATCGGTGATGCGGGAGAGAAAAAATCCGAAATATTTATGGGTTTCTATTATTTTTCATTCTTTATTGGTGTTGTATTTCGTCTTTATCGGGCAATTTTATTTGGCACTTGCGTTTTTTGTAAGCCTGATTCGTGCGGTTTTTTTACCTCGTAAGAAACTTTCCGTAAAACAAGTAGGTCTAACCGAGTTGGTTATTACAGCCGTTTTCTTTATTTTTCTTTTATTCGAGACTTTATAG
- a CDS encoding YhcB family protein, which produces MQIWATEMWLAAGIGLVVGVILGYLILRFTKGSVKQQVQKESELKAVKAQLEAQNEQLEKHFSESAELFKTLIGDYQKLYRHYANSSDTLLGKNPKGLFTQQLITAADKPNEEAPKDYSEGSSGLLKTDKENH; this is translated from the coding sequence ATGCAAATTTGGGCAACTGAAATGTGGCTGGCTGCCGGTATTGGTTTAGTCGTTGGCGTGATTCTTGGTTACTTAATTTTACGTTTCACCAAAGGTTCTGTGAAACAGCAAGTACAAAAAGAAAGCGAGCTCAAAGCAGTAAAAGCACAACTTGAAGCTCAAAACGAGCAACTCGAAAAACATTTTTCCGAAAGCGCGGAATTATTTAAAACCCTTATCGGCGATTATCAAAAACTCTATCGTCACTATGCAAATTCTTCCGACACTTTGCTTGGTAAAAACCCAAAAGGTTTATTCACCCAACAACTGATTACAGCTGCGGATAAACCGAATGAAGAAGCACCGAAAGATTATTCGGAAGGCTCTTCGGGATTATTAAAGACAGATAAAGAAAATCATTAA
- a CDS encoding RidA family protein — MSIQRIQPSQRFCEVSIHNGVAYFAGQVPDTTLEKNAYEQTKEVLALIDKLLAEIGSHKSNILNAQIFLADMQDYTLLNQAWDEWVDSENPPSRATVEAKLAVPEWKVEIVITAAV; from the coding sequence ATGTCTATTCAACGCATTCAGCCAAGCCAACGTTTTTGTGAAGTATCTATCCATAATGGTGTAGCCTACTTTGCCGGACAAGTACCGGATACCACTCTCGAAAAAAATGCCTATGAACAAACAAAAGAAGTATTAGCATTGATTGATAAATTATTAGCAGAGATCGGATCACACAAAAGTAATATTTTGAATGCACAAATTTTTCTTGCGGATATGCAAGATTATACCTTGCTAAACCAAGCCTGGGATGAATGGGTCGATAGTGAAAACCCACCGAGCCGAGCGACTGTCGAAGCCAAATTAGCCGTACCGGAATGGAAGGTAGAAATCGTGATCACTGCCGCCGTATAA